The following are encoded together in the Bradyrhizobium genosp. L genome:
- a CDS encoding FG-GAP repeat domain-containing protein has translation MPFSPISLTGSSYFQNFDTLTVFGSESVSQLPQGWTFVESGAGANSTLQADDGSSPFNDTYSYGADGSIDRAFGELSIGSNDTILGAVFTNTTDRDENITISYTGEQWEAGGASDRLDFQFSSNIRGATSLTTGQWEDVNALDFTAPNTSARPGQALDGNAFQNEAFAGGQIPVSIGPGQSLYIRWVPSNNFGSGLAIDDFSLTTTFYPIPRRNDFNGDKHADILWQDDNGAVSVWNSGQLGQAHIISGAGAVPSSWHLVGSGDFDGNGIGDLLWRNDNGAASVWLNSSIDNARIITDQAQLDSSWHIAGTGDFYGEGTTGILWQNTNGAIQVWASQYYDTTDNVAAGVVAPSWHIAGTGDFDGSGSADILWRNDNGMVSIWDSGEIGRAHVVAAAGVVGNDWHIAGTGDFNGDGHDDILWRNDNGAVSIWDSGQISGAHIVAAAGVVGNDWHIADTGDYDDNGKADILWRNDNGAVSIWDNGQLSGAHIVSAAGAVPADWHIVDTDSQAAASGSHQGELATSSAIAAPDDGANGGLTASGVIDVSNYHPRNDFNGDHHADFVWRDDNGAVSIWSSGDSSGAQIVSAPGAISNDWHIAGSGDFNGDHDSELLWRNDNGSVMTTGASTPQVFNGVSTDWHIVGTGDFNVDAKTDILWQNDNGAVSIWDSGQINNAHIVASAGAVPAGWHIVGTGDFNGDTQDDVLWQNDNGAVSIWNGGQINNAHIVAAAGVVPGGWHIAGTGDFNGDHKTDILWQNDNGAVSIWDSGQITGAHIVANAGVVPAGWHIVDTGDYDDNGSADILWHNDNGAVSIWDNGQISGAHIVAAAGTVPAEWHLTI, from the coding sequence ATGCCATTCTCGCCCATCTCCCTCACCGGAAGCTCCTATTTCCAGAATTTCGATACGCTGACGGTCTTCGGCAGCGAAAGTGTCAGCCAGCTCCCGCAGGGCTGGACCTTCGTCGAGAGCGGCGCCGGCGCCAATTCCACGCTTCAAGCGGACGACGGAAGCTCACCCTTCAACGATACCTACAGCTACGGCGCGGACGGCAGCATCGACCGTGCGTTCGGCGAGCTCTCGATCGGCAGCAACGATACGATCCTGGGCGCGGTGTTCACGAACACCACCGATCGCGACGAGAACATCACGATCTCGTATACCGGAGAGCAGTGGGAAGCTGGCGGCGCATCCGACCGGCTGGATTTCCAGTTCAGCTCCAATATCCGCGGCGCAACGTCGCTCACGACGGGGCAATGGGAAGACGTCAACGCGCTGGATTTCACCGCGCCGAATACGAGCGCTCGGCCAGGCCAGGCCCTGGACGGCAATGCCTTCCAGAACGAGGCTTTTGCCGGTGGCCAGATCCCCGTCTCCATCGGGCCGGGCCAGTCTCTCTACATTCGCTGGGTGCCATCCAACAACTTCGGCAGCGGGCTTGCCATCGACGACTTCTCGCTCACCACCACCTTCTACCCGATCCCGCGCAGAAACGACTTCAACGGCGACAAACACGCCGACATCCTCTGGCAGGATGACAACGGCGCAGTGTCGGTCTGGAACAGCGGACAGCTTGGCCAGGCCCACATCATATCCGGTGCAGGCGCCGTACCGAGTTCCTGGCATCTCGTCGGGAGCGGCGATTTCGACGGCAACGGAATCGGCGACCTTCTATGGCGCAACGACAACGGCGCGGCGTCGGTCTGGCTCAACAGCAGCATCGACAACGCCAGGATTATCACCGATCAAGCGCAACTGGATTCGAGCTGGCACATCGCCGGCACCGGCGATTTCTACGGCGAGGGCACGACCGGCATCCTCTGGCAAAACACCAACGGCGCAATCCAGGTCTGGGCGTCTCAATACTACGACACCACCGACAACGTCGCCGCCGGCGTCGTGGCGCCGAGCTGGCACATTGCCGGCACCGGCGATTTCGACGGCAGCGGCTCGGCCGACATCCTGTGGCGCAACGACAACGGCATGGTGTCGATCTGGGACAGCGGGGAGATCGGCCGCGCCCACGTCGTCGCCGCCGCAGGCGTGGTCGGCAATGACTGGCACATCGCCGGCACCGGCGACTTCAACGGCGACGGCCACGACGACATCCTCTGGCGCAACGACAATGGCGCGGTGTCGATCTGGGATAGCGGGCAGATCTCCGGCGCGCATATCGTCGCCGCCGCGGGCGTCGTCGGCAATGACTGGCACATCGCCGACACCGGCGACTATGACGACAACGGCAAGGCCGACATCCTCTGGCGCAATGACAACGGCGCGGTATCGATCTGGGATAACGGCCAGCTCTCGGGCGCGCATATCGTCTCGGCCGCGGGTGCCGTACCGGCGGACTGGCATATCGTCGACACCGACAGCCAGGCCGCGGCGAGCGGCAGCCATCAAGGCGAGCTCGCAACAAGCAGCGCGATCGCCGCACCAGACGATGGCGCGAACGGCGGCCTGACCGCTTCCGGCGTCATCGATGTCTCCAACTATCACCCGCGCAACGATTTCAACGGCGATCATCATGCCGATTTCGTCTGGCGCGACGACAATGGCGCGGTGTCGATCTGGAGCAGTGGCGATAGTTCGGGCGCCCAGATCGTCTCCGCGCCGGGCGCGATCTCCAACGACTGGCACATCGCAGGCTCGGGCGACTTCAACGGCGACCATGACAGCGAGCTGCTCTGGCGCAATGACAACGGCTCGGTGATGACGACCGGCGCAAGCACGCCGCAAGTCTTCAACGGCGTCTCCACCGACTGGCATATCGTCGGCACCGGCGATTTCAACGTCGACGCCAAGACCGACATCCTCTGGCAGAATGACAATGGCGCGGTGTCGATCTGGGACTCCGGACAGATCAACAATGCGCACATCGTCGCCAGCGCGGGCGCGGTGCCCGCCGGCTGGCACATCGTCGGCACCGGCGACTTCAACGGCGACACGCAAGACGACGTTCTTTGGCAGAACGACAACGGCGCGGTGTCGATCTGGAATGGCGGACAGATCAACAACGCCCACATCGTCGCCGCCGCGGGCGTGGTGCCTGGAGGCTGGCACATCGCCGGCACCGGCGACTTCAACGGCGACCACAAGACCGACATCCTCTGGCAGAACGACAACGGCGCGGTGTCGATCTGGGACTCCGGACAGATCACCGGCGCCCACATCGTCGCGAATGCCGGCGTCGTCCCCGCCGGGTGGCACATCGTGGACACCGGCGACTACGACGACAATGGCAGCGCCGACATCCTCTGGCACAACGACAACGGCGCGGTGTCGATCTGGGACAACGGCCAGATCTCCGGCGCCCACATCGTCGCCGCTGCGGGCACGGTGCCGGCGGAGTGGCACCTCACGATCTAG
- a CDS encoding peptidylprolyl isomerase, whose protein sequence is MTTSPPETKTGLRLGLAALAATGCLVAVLAAGLPVRAAESDPVLAKVNGSEIHASDVAMAEEELGPSLQQMDPSTKKDNVLSFLIDMKIVSKAAEDKKIENNDDFKRRMAFARNRLLMDSLLASEGKAATTDDAMKKVYDEAAKQITGEQEVRARHILVETEDEAKAIKAELDKGADFAELAKKKSKDPGASDGGDLGFFTKEQMVPEFSAVAFALEPGKISDPVKSQFGWHIIKVEEKRNRKAPDFEQVKAQIETYVTRKAQADYVAKLREAAKVERMDKPADAAAPAAPPADAAKDAPKPADNKMAPAKK, encoded by the coding sequence ATGACCACCTCGCCTCCGGAAACAAAAACCGGCCTCCGCCTCGGGCTCGCCGCCCTGGCCGCAACCGGCTGTCTTGTCGCAGTGCTGGCCGCCGGCCTGCCGGTCCGCGCCGCCGAATCCGACCCGGTCCTGGCGAAGGTCAACGGTTCCGAGATCCATGCCAGCGACGTCGCGATGGCCGAAGAGGAACTGGGGCCGAGCCTGCAGCAGATGGACCCGTCGACCAAGAAGGACAACGTGCTGTCGTTCCTGATCGACATGAAGATCGTGTCCAAGGCCGCCGAGGACAAGAAGATCGAGAACAACGACGACTTCAAGCGGCGCATGGCCTTCGCCCGCAATCGCCTCCTGATGGACAGCCTGCTCGCCTCCGAGGGCAAGGCCGCCACCACCGACGATGCCATGAAGAAGGTCTATGACGAGGCCGCCAAGCAGATCACCGGCGAGCAGGAGGTGCGCGCCCGCCACATCCTGGTCGAGACCGAGGATGAGGCCAAGGCGATCAAGGCCGAGCTCGACAAGGGTGCCGATTTCGCCGAGCTCGCCAAGAAGAAGTCCAAGGACCCCGGCGCTTCCGACGGCGGCGACCTCGGCTTCTTCACCAAGGAGCAGATGGTGCCGGAATTCTCCGCGGTCGCCTTCGCGCTCGAGCCGGGCAAGATCTCGGACCCGGTGAAGTCGCAGTTCGGCTGGCACATCATCAAGGTCGAGGAAAAGCGCAACCGCAAGGCGCCCGACTTCGAGCAGGTGAAGGCCCAGATCGAGACCTACGTGACCCGCAAGGCCCAGGCCGACTATGTCGCCAAGCTGCGCGAGGCCGCCAAGGTCGAGCGCATGGACAAGCCGGCCGACGCGGCCGCTCCCGCCGCCCCGCCGGCCGACGCCGCCAAGGATGCGCCGAAGCCCGCCGACAACAAGATGGCGCCGGCGAAGAAGTAA
- a CDS encoding TadE/TadG family type IV pilus assembly protein, whose product MRTLLRTASRFRRDRSGNVAMIFGLAALPIIVAIGCAIDYSRANQVRSKLIAAADSASVGSVAKASPAFVAAGAMTSDGPIPAGVSDAKKIFKGNIANQTGFTLNNVKPTVTKSSGTVTSTVTFSANVPTMFLGVIGSKTITVTGSSTATANMPSYIDFYLLLDNSPSMGVAATPTDVTTMVNNTSDQCAFACHDYNDPNNYYNLAKTLGVTTRIDVLRSATQQLMDTASSTETYSNQYRMAIYDFGAASATIGLRALFSLSTSLSSAKSAASAIDLMGVYGNNDAYTADKDSQFSTVLPAINNVIASPGTGTSSAPLKYLFFVSDGVADEPNAACLKPITGTNRCQSPIDPTLCTTIKNRGIKIAVLYTTYLQLPTNNWYMTWIDPFNPGPFGPSPNSQIAQNMQTCASPGLYFEVSPTQGIAAAMTALFQKAIADARISS is encoded by the coding sequence ATGCGCACCTTGCTCCGGACCGCCAGCCGTTTCCGCCGCGACCGCTCCGGCAATGTCGCGATGATCTTCGGTCTTGCTGCGCTGCCGATCATCGTCGCGATCGGATGCGCGATCGACTATTCCCGCGCCAATCAGGTCCGCAGCAAGCTGATCGCCGCCGCCGACTCGGCGAGCGTCGGATCGGTCGCCAAGGCGTCGCCTGCCTTCGTCGCCGCCGGTGCCATGACCTCGGACGGCCCGATCCCGGCAGGCGTCAGCGACGCCAAGAAGATCTTCAAGGGCAACATCGCCAACCAGACCGGCTTCACGCTGAACAATGTCAAGCCGACCGTGACCAAGAGCAGCGGCACCGTCACCTCGACGGTCACGTTCTCCGCCAACGTCCCGACCATGTTCCTCGGCGTGATCGGCAGCAAGACCATCACGGTGACCGGCTCCTCGACGGCGACGGCCAACATGCCGTCCTACATCGACTTCTATCTGCTGCTGGACAATTCGCCGTCGATGGGCGTCGCGGCGACGCCGACCGACGTGACCACGATGGTCAACAACACGTCGGACCAGTGCGCCTTCGCCTGCCACGACTACAATGATCCCAACAACTACTACAATCTGGCCAAGACGCTCGGCGTGACGACGCGGATCGACGTGTTGCGCAGCGCGACTCAGCAATTGATGGATACGGCGTCGTCGACCGAGACCTATTCCAACCAGTACCGGATGGCGATCTACGATTTCGGCGCCGCCTCGGCGACGATCGGCCTGCGCGCGCTGTTCTCGTTGTCGACCAGCCTGTCGAGCGCGAAGTCAGCAGCCAGCGCCATCGACCTGATGGGCGTCTACGGCAACAACGATGCCTATACCGCCGACAAGGATTCGCAGTTCTCGACCGTCCTCCCGGCGATCAACAACGTGATCGCCTCGCCGGGCACGGGCACCTCGTCGGCGCCGCTGAAATATCTGTTCTTCGTCTCCGACGGCGTGGCAGATGAGCCCAATGCAGCCTGCCTGAAGCCGATCACCGGCACCAACCGCTGCCAGTCGCCGATCGACCCGACGCTCTGCACCACCATCAAGAACCGCGGCATCAAGATCGCGGTGCTCTACACCACCTATCTGCAGCTGCCGACCAACAACTGGTACATGACCTGGATCGATCCGTTCAATCCGGGTCCGTTCGGTCCCTCGCCGAACAGCCAGATCGCGCAGAACATGCAGACCTGCGCCTCGCCGGGGCTGTATTTCGAGGTCAGCCCGACCCAGGGCATCGCCGCGGCGATGACCGCGCTGTTCCAGAAGGCCATCGCCGACGCGCGGATCTCGAGCTAG
- the argJ gene encoding bifunctional glutamate N-acetyltransferase/amino-acid acetyltransferase ArgJ, which produces MSTAVSPLAPPDVPEMPVIAGVRLATAAAGIRYKGRTDVLLALMDKGTTVAGVFTKSKCPSAPVEWCRAKLKGGQARALVVNSGNANAFTGKTGKASTALTAQIASKAAGCTTSEVFLASTGVIGEPLDATKFDGVLAQLTDAATPDHWMDAAKAIMTTDTFPKVATATVKLGKAKVTINGMAKGAGMIMPDMATMLSFIFTDAPLSAGVLQALLKAGVEDTFNALTIDGDTSTSDTLLAFATGAAAAHGAPKISRASDPRLKAFAKAFQAILADLSEQVARDGEGARKLVEVVVEGATTKPSARRIAMSIANSPLVKTAIAGEDANWGRVVMAVGKAGEPANRDKLSISFNGIRVAKSGARDPSYDEKEVSEAMKAPKIQIKVALGLGKARDRVLTCDLTKEYVAINGDYRS; this is translated from the coding sequence ATGTCCACCGCCGTCTCCCCCCTCGCCCCGCCTGATGTCCCCGAGATGCCCGTGATCGCTGGCGTGCGGCTTGCGACCGCCGCCGCCGGCATCCGCTACAAGGGGCGCACCGACGTGCTGCTGGCGCTCATGGACAAGGGCACCACGGTGGCCGGCGTGTTCACCAAGTCGAAATGCCCGTCGGCGCCGGTCGAGTGGTGCCGCGCCAAGCTGAAGGGCGGTCAAGCTCGCGCGCTGGTGGTCAATTCCGGCAACGCCAACGCCTTCACCGGCAAGACCGGCAAGGCCTCGACCGCGCTGACCGCGCAGATCGCATCCAAGGCGGCCGGCTGCACGACATCAGAAGTGTTCCTCGCCTCGACCGGCGTGATCGGCGAGCCGCTCGACGCCACCAAGTTCGACGGCGTGCTGGCGCAGCTCACTGATGCAGCGACGCCCGACCACTGGATGGACGCGGCGAAGGCGATCATGACCACCGACACCTTCCCGAAGGTCGCAACCGCGACCGTGAAGCTCGGCAAGGCCAAAGTGACGATCAACGGCATGGCCAAGGGCGCCGGCATGATCATGCCCGACATGGCGACCATGCTGTCCTTCATCTTCACTGACGCGCCGCTGTCGGCGGGCGTGCTGCAGGCGTTGCTCAAGGCCGGCGTCGAGGACACCTTCAACGCGCTGACCATCGACGGCGACACCTCGACCTCGGATACGCTGCTGGCGTTCGCGACCGGCGCCGCCGCGGCGCATGGCGCGCCGAAGATCTCGCGCGCCAGCGATCCGCGCCTGAAGGCCTTTGCGAAGGCGTTCCAGGCGATCCTCGCCGACCTCTCCGAGCAGGTGGCGCGCGACGGCGAAGGCGCCCGCAAGCTGGTCGAGGTCGTGGTCGAGGGTGCCACCACAAAACCGTCGGCGCGCCGAATCGCAATGTCGATCGCCAATTCGCCGCTGGTGAAGACCGCGATCGCCGGCGAGGACGCCAATTGGGGCCGCGTCGTGATGGCGGTCGGCAAGGCCGGCGAACCTGCCAACCGCGACAAGCTCTCGATCTCGTTCAACGGCATCCGTGTCGCGAAAAGCGGCGCGCGCGATCCGTCCTACGACGAGAAGGAGGTCTCGGAGGCGATGAAGGCGCCCAAAATCCAGATCAAGGTCGCGCTCGGCCTCGGCAAGGCCCGCGACCGCGTGCTGACCTGCGACCTCACCAAGGAATACGTCGCGATCAACGGCGACTACAGGTCGTAG
- the secA gene encoding preprotein translocase subunit SecA codes for MIGALARKFFGSSNDRRVKGYQSRVNAINALEPELIALTDEQLKARTDEFKQQLADGKTLDDILVPAFATVREAAKRTLGQRHFDVQLIGGMVLHEGDIAEMKTGEGKTLVATLAVYLNALAGKGVHVVTVNDYLASRDSGWMGQIYAFLGLSTGVIVHGLDDSERKAAYACDITYGTNNEYGFDYLRDNMKYRLEDMVQRGHYYAIVDEVDSILIDEARTPLIISGPLDDRSDFYNTIDTFMPKLTKVDDYEVDEKQRTVTLTEAGMEKLETLLRDAGQLKGESLYDVENVSVVHHVNQALRAHTLFTRDKDYIVRDDELVIIDEFTGRMMQGRRYSEGLHQALEAKEHVSVQPENQTLASITFQNYFRMYAKLAGMTGTALTEADELFDIYKLEVVEIPTNLPVARLDEDDEVYRTQNEKYGAILAEIERANKRLQPVLVGTASIEKSEVLAEYLKKHGYKQIDFSSGSGMEKLYAAARAGKPAKLFAVLNARFHEQEAYIVAEAGVPGAITIATNMAGRGTDIKLGGSLDMRLQQETAGITDEAEKATKIEQIKADIERFREIVLKAEEDFEVEPAKGSKPAKTVKKPGGLYIIGSERHESRRIDNQLRGRSGRQGDPGRSKFFLSLEDDLMRIFGSDRLDSMLQRLGLQEGEAIIHPWINKALEKAQQKVEARNFDIRKNLLKFDNVQNDQRKVIFDQRVDLMKDDSVAETVTDMRHAFVEDVVTKYIPEHAYAEQWDTAGLKEELKRVLDVDLPVDEWAKEEGIADQELLNRIETNVDERMAAKVAQWGPDVMRYVEKTILLQTLDHLWREHLIMLDHLRQVIGLRGYGQRDPLQEYKTEAFNLFQEMSAHLREAVTAQLMRVEIVPPEQPPEPLPPMEAHKLDPNTGEDEFARASLTEATYAQASLAPGMPAGGTRDPNNPTSWGKVGRNEDCPCGSGKKYKHCHGRYA; via the coding sequence ATGATCGGCGCGCTCGCCCGCAAGTTTTTCGGCTCCTCCAACGACCGTCGGGTCAAGGGCTATCAGTCCCGCGTCAACGCCATCAATGCACTGGAGCCCGAGCTCATCGCGCTCACCGATGAGCAGCTCAAGGCCCGCACCGACGAATTCAAGCAGCAGCTCGCCGACGGCAAAACGCTGGACGACATCCTGGTTCCGGCCTTCGCCACCGTGCGCGAGGCGGCCAAGCGGACACTCGGCCAGCGCCATTTCGACGTCCAGCTGATCGGCGGCATGGTGCTGCACGAGGGCGACATCGCCGAGATGAAAACCGGCGAAGGCAAGACGCTGGTCGCCACCCTCGCGGTCTATCTCAACGCGCTCGCCGGCAAGGGCGTCCATGTCGTCACCGTCAACGACTACCTCGCCAGCCGCGACTCCGGCTGGATGGGCCAGATCTATGCGTTCCTCGGGCTTTCCACCGGCGTGATCGTGCATGGCCTCGACGATTCCGAGCGCAAGGCGGCCTATGCCTGCGACATTACCTACGGCACCAACAACGAATACGGCTTCGACTATCTGCGCGACAACATGAAGTACCGCCTGGAGGATATGGTCCAGCGCGGGCACTATTACGCGATCGTCGACGAGGTGGACTCGATCCTGATCGACGAAGCGCGCACGCCGCTGATCATCTCCGGCCCGCTCGACGACCGTTCGGATTTCTACAACACCATCGACACTTTCATGCCGAAGCTGACCAAGGTCGACGACTACGAGGTCGACGAGAAGCAGCGCACGGTGACCCTGACCGAAGCCGGCATGGAGAAGCTGGAGACGCTGCTGCGCGACGCCGGCCAGCTCAAGGGCGAGTCGCTGTACGACGTCGAGAACGTCTCGGTGGTGCATCACGTCAACCAGGCGCTGCGCGCGCACACGCTGTTCACCCGCGACAAGGACTACATCGTCCGCGACGACGAGCTCGTGATCATCGACGAGTTCACCGGCCGCATGATGCAGGGCCGCCGCTACTCCGAGGGCCTGCACCAGGCGCTCGAAGCCAAGGAGCACGTCTCGGTCCAGCCGGAGAACCAGACGCTGGCCTCGATCACCTTCCAGAACTATTTCCGGATGTACGCCAAGCTGGCGGGCATGACCGGCACGGCGCTGACCGAAGCCGACGAATTGTTCGACATCTACAAGCTCGAGGTCGTCGAGATTCCGACCAATCTGCCGGTGGCGCGTCTCGACGAGGACGACGAGGTCTACCGCACGCAGAATGAGAAATACGGCGCGATCCTCGCCGAGATCGAGCGCGCCAACAAGCGGCTGCAGCCTGTCTTGGTCGGTACGGCGTCGATCGAGAAGTCGGAGGTGCTGGCCGAGTACCTGAAGAAGCACGGCTACAAGCAGATCGATTTCAGCTCCGGCTCGGGCATGGAGAAGCTCTACGCGGCCGCCCGCGCCGGCAAGCCGGCCAAGCTGTTCGCGGTGCTGAACGCGCGCTTCCACGAGCAGGAAGCCTATATCGTCGCCGAAGCCGGCGTACCCGGCGCGATCACGATCGCGACCAACATGGCTGGCCGCGGCACCGACATCAAGCTCGGCGGCTCGCTCGATATGCGGCTCCAGCAGGAGACCGCCGGCATCACCGACGAGGCCGAGAAGGCGACGAAGATCGAGCAGATCAAGGCCGACATCGAGCGCTTCCGCGAGATCGTGCTGAAGGCGGAGGAGGATTTCGAGGTCGAGCCGGCGAAGGGCAGCAAGCCCGCCAAGACGGTGAAGAAGCCGGGCGGACTCTACATCATCGGCTCCGAGCGACATGAATCCCGCCGCATCGACAACCAGCTGCGCGGCCGCTCCGGCCGTCAGGGCGATCCCGGCCGCTCGAAGTTCTTCCTGTCGCTGGAAGACGATCTGATGCGCATCTTCGGCTCCGACCGGCTCGACAGCATGCTGCAGCGGCTCGGCCTGCAGGAAGGCGAGGCCATCATCCATCCCTGGATCAACAAGGCGCTGGAGAAGGCGCAGCAGAAGGTCGAGGCGCGCAACTTCGACATCCGCAAGAACTTGCTCAAGTTCGACAACGTCCAGAACGACCAGCGCAAGGTGATCTTCGACCAGCGCGTCGATTTGATGAAGGACGACAGCGTCGCCGAGACCGTCACCGACATGCGCCACGCCTTCGTCGAGGACGTGGTGACCAAGTACATCCCTGAGCATGCCTATGCCGAGCAGTGGGACACCGCGGGCCTGAAGGAAGAGCTGAAGCGCGTGCTCGACGTCGATCTGCCGGTCGACGAATGGGCCAAGGAAGAGGGCATCGCCGACCAGGAGCTGCTCAACCGGATCGAGACCAACGTCGACGAGCGCATGGCGGCCAAGGTCGCGCAATGGGGCCCCGACGTGATGCGCTATGTCGAGAAGACCATCCTGCTGCAGACGCTGGACCATCTCTGGCGCGAGCATCTGATCATGCTCGACCATCTGCGCCAGGTGATCGGCCTGCGCGGCTACGGCCAGCGCGATCCGTTGCAGGAGTACAAGACCGAGGCCTTCAATCTCTTCCAGGAGATGAGCGCGCATCTGCGCGAGGCCGTCACCGCGCAGCTGATGCGGGTCGAGATCGTGCCGCCCGAGCAGCCGCCGGAGCCGCTGCCGCCGATGGAGGCGCACAAGCTCGATCCCAACACCGGCGAGGACGAGTTCGCCCGCGCCAGCCTGACCGAGGCCACCTACGCCCAGGCCTCGCTGGCGCCGGGAATGCCTGCCGGCGGCACCCGCGATCCGAATA
- a CDS encoding FG-GAP repeat domain-containing protein, with protein sequence MAASPFHPNGSIHFYGFTPAQTDSDGQLPQSWDSFAFGGTVDDGFVLVPIGELFVGDADHHVAAATVANAGELSLSTDGHDPLTIAAPDSSHDFGAAHQSSLSLSGATLMTSDTLGTGSAVTNDLPAPPPPTTIIFPARNDFNGDTHADILWRDDINGSTSVWNSGQLTQAHITANPNVIPNSWHIAGSGDFDANHSSDILWRLDDGSVIITYPSISLTQSFGVIPAEWHIAGTGDFNGDGKSDILWHDDNGAVSIWDGGQIQNAHIIAAAGVVSTDWQIAGVGDFDGDGTSDILWRNANGAVSIWDDGQINRAHIVAAAGAVGNDWHIAGTGDFSGDHHDDILWRNDNGAVSIWDYGVIGDAHIVAAAGVVGNDWHIADTGDYDGDGHTDILWHNDNGAVSIWDRGQIGFAHIVAAAGVVPAEWHIAV encoded by the coding sequence ATGGCAGCATCGCCTTTTCATCCGAACGGCAGTATCCATTTTTACGGCTTCACACCCGCGCAGACCGATAGCGACGGCCAGTTGCCGCAAAGCTGGGATAGCTTCGCGTTCGGCGGGACCGTCGATGATGGTTTCGTTTTGGTGCCGATAGGAGAGCTGTTCGTCGGCGACGCCGACCACCATGTGGCAGCGGCCACCGTCGCGAATGCGGGAGAATTATCGCTCTCCACCGACGGACACGATCCGCTGACGATCGCAGCGCCGGACTCGTCGCACGATTTCGGAGCCGCTCACCAGTCAAGCCTGAGCCTCTCCGGCGCCACCCTGATGACGTCAGACACGCTCGGCACCGGCAGCGCTGTCACGAACGACCTCCCCGCTCCGCCGCCCCCGACGACCATTATCTTTCCGGCGCGGAACGACTTCAACGGAGACACCCACGCCGACATCCTCTGGCGTGACGACATCAACGGCTCGACGTCGGTGTGGAACAGCGGCCAGCTCACCCAGGCGCACATCACCGCCAATCCCAACGTCATCCCGAACAGCTGGCATATTGCAGGCTCCGGCGATTTCGACGCCAACCACAGCAGCGACATCCTGTGGCGACTTGACGATGGTTCGGTGATCATCACCTATCCGTCGATCAGCCTCACGCAAAGCTTCGGCGTCATTCCGGCGGAATGGCATATCGCCGGCACCGGCGATTTCAACGGCGACGGCAAGAGCGATATCCTGTGGCACGACGACAACGGCGCGGTGTCGATCTGGGATGGCGGGCAAATCCAGAATGCCCACATCATCGCCGCCGCGGGCGTGGTGTCGACCGACTGGCAAATCGCCGGCGTCGGGGATTTCGACGGCGACGGCACCAGCGACATCCTGTGGCGCAACGCCAACGGCGCGGTGTCGATCTGGGATGACGGCCAGATCAACCGCGCCCACATCGTCGCCGCCGCCGGCGCGGTGGGCAATGACTGGCACATCGCCGGCACCGGCGACTTCAGCGGCGACCATCACGACGACATCCTGTGGCGCAACGACAATGGCGCGGTGTCGATCTGGGATTACGGCGTCATCGGCGACGCCCATATCGTCGCGGCCGCCGGCGTGGTGGGTAACGACTGGCACATCGCCGACACCGGCGACTATGACGGCGACGGCCACACCGACATCCTCTGGCACAACGACAATGGCGCGGTGTCGATCTGGGATAGGGGCCAGATCGGCTTCGCCCACATCGTTGCCGCCGCCGGCGTGGTGCCGGCGGAATGGCACATCGCGGTCTAG